In Gossypium raimondii isolate GPD5lz chromosome 12, ASM2569854v1, whole genome shotgun sequence, a single window of DNA contains:
- the LOC105762365 gene encoding putative EG45-like domain containing protein 1, with amino-acid sequence MKNYSLIFVCMVVCLVSFASAKSGIATFYTKYIPSACFKNKDQGKMIAAAGDALWKNGAVCGKKFTVKYTGPRNGVPHPCTGKSVTVKVVDQCPGCPSTMDLSREAFEIIAKPVAGIINMDYKKV; translated from the exons ATGAAGAATTATAGTTTGATTTTTGTTTGTATGGTTGTCTGCCTTGTCTCCTTTGCTTCAGCAAAATCAGGGATTGCCAccttttatacaaaatatattc CTTCTGCATGCTTCAAAAACAAGGATCAAGGGAAAATGATTGCCGCAGCTGGTGATGCACTGTGGAAAAACGGGGCAGTGTGTGGGAAAAAGTTCACCGTGAAATATACTGGACCCCGAAATGGCGTACCACATCCATGCACAGGCAAGAGCGTTACTGTGAAGGTTGTTGATCAGTGTCCGGGATGCCCATCGACAATGGATCTCTCTAGAGAGGCTTTCGAAATTATCGCCAAACCAGTTGCTGGTATCATTAACATGGATTACAAGAA GGTTTAA